One genomic segment of Coffea arabica cultivar ET-39 chromosome 6e, Coffea Arabica ET-39 HiFi, whole genome shotgun sequence includes these proteins:
- the LOC140009647 gene encoding presenilin-like protein At1g08700, with translation MSPVSICMFLVVLLVYSLTNTSASSAVRTAANLVYLESPTDTPAEKLEGALLNALVFVILIAFVTFVLVLLYYYRCTSFLKHYTRFSAFFVLSFMGGPIFLTIIQHFNIPVDSVTCFILLFNFSILGVLSVFSNGVPILIRQSYMVALGIVVAAWFTRLPEWTTWVLLVALALYDLVAVLAPGGPLKILVELASRRQEELPALVYEARPTTNANISGSRGGSTLAGLLVAGMSQNDGSDHGVELQAVSASPRTNIGNYENEIASESGHMVINMDNDDEEEVEVVREDQEETSPLMAGNSRERSRSPMMYESTDNSSRRLNEVAVAEMMRPRRERDGDEMIEVMNGRGIKLGLGDFVFYSVLVGRAAMYDLMTVYACYLAIISGLGCTLILLAVCRHALPALPISIALGVIFYFLTRLLMEPFVVGTSSNLMMF, from the coding sequence ATGTCTCCAGTGTCAATCTGCATGTTCTTAGTAGTTCTGCTAGTCTACTCCCTCACCAACACCTCCGCCTCCTCCGCCGTCCGTACGGCCGCCAATCTCGTCTACCTCGAGTCCCCCACCGATACCCCTGCTGAGAAACTCGAAGGTGCACTCTTGAACGCTCTCGTTTTTGTGATCCTCATTGCCTTTGTCACTTTCGTCTTAGTCCTTCTCTACTACTACCGTTGCACAAGTTTTCTCAAGCACTATACTCGCTTCTCCGCCTTCTTTGTCCTCTCCTTTATGGGTGGGCCTATATTTCTCACTATCATTCAACATTTCAACATCCCAGTCGATTCAGTAACTTGCTTTATACTACTTTTCAATTTCTCAATTCTTGGGGTTTTGTCGGTTTTTTCAAATGGGGTCCCGATCTTAATTAGGCAGTCTTACATGGTTGCTTTGGGAATTGTTGTGGCTGCTTGGTTTACGAGATTGCCCGAGTGGACTACTTGGGTTTTACTGGTGGCACTGGCATTGTATGACTTGGTTGCAGTTTTGGCGCCCGGTGGgcctttgaaaattttggttgaattggcgTCTAGACGGCAGGAGGAGCTCCCAGCTTTGGTTTATGAGGCTAGGCCTACAACTAATGCTAACATTTCGGGGTCTCGAGGAGGATCTACTTTGGCTGGCCTTCTTGTTGCTGGGATGTCGCAGAATGATGGTAGTGATCATGGAGTTGAGCTTCAGGCTGTGTCAGCATCACCAAGAACGAATATTGGGAATTATGAGAATGAGATTGCGAGTGAGAGTGGGCATATGGTTATAAATATGGACAatgatgatgaggaggaggtTGAAGTTGTGAGAGAAGATCAAGAGGAGACTTCGCCCTTGATGGCTGGTAATTCAAGGGAAAGGTCGAGATCTCCAATGATGTATGAGAGTACTGATAACAGTAGTAGGCGATTGAATGAAGTAGCAGTTGCAGAAATGATGAGACCGCGTAGGGAAAGAGATGGTGATGAGATGATTGAGGTAATGAATGGTAGGGGAATTAAGCTTGGGTTAGGGGACTTTGTGTTCTACAGTGTATTGGTAGGAAGGGCAGCCATGTATGATCTGATGACAGTTTATGCTTGTTATCTCGCTATTATATCAGGACTTGGCTGCACATTGATATTGTTGGCTGTTTGTCGTCATGCTTTGCCAGCGCTTCCAATTTCGATTGCTTTGGGGGTCATATTTTACTTTTTGACGCGGTTGTTAATGGAGCCCTTTGTAGTTGGGACTTCATCAAATCTGATGATGTTCTGA